The proteins below come from a single Aptenodytes patagonicus chromosome 2, bAptPat1.pri.cur, whole genome shotgun sequence genomic window:
- the SDC2 gene encoding syndecan-2, protein MRGVWLALTVSFVACASGQPRADLTSDKDLYLDNSSVEEASGVYPIDDDDYSSGSGSGAEEDEDSAVITTSRTLPKLPTTSDASRAETTTVKMQTKVPAQTKSPEEIDKEEGPETDAKKKSDEPGDDTDVFTEKHSENLFQRTEVLAAVIAGGVIGFLFAIFLILLLVYRMRKKDEGSYDLGERKPSCAAYQKAPTKEFYA, encoded by the exons AGAGCAGATTTGACCTCTGATAAAGATTTATACCTTGACAACAGCTCTGTTGAAGAAGCATCAGGCGTCTATCCaattgatgatgatgattattctTCTGGGTCAGGTTCAG GTGCTGAAGAAGATGAAGATAGTGCAGTGATAACAACATCCAGAACACTTCCAAAGTTACCAACAACTAGTGATGCATCTAGGGCTGAGACCACCACGGTGAAAATGCAGACCAAGGTGCCTGCACAAACAAAG TCACCTGAAGAAATCGATAAAGAGGAAGGGCCTGAGACAGATGCCAAGAAAAAGAGCGATGAGCCAGGGGACGACACGGACGTGTTCACTGAGAAGCATTCAGAAAACCTCTTCCAGAGAACAGAAGTTCTGGCAG CTGTTATTGCTGGCGGAGTTATCGGTTTTCTTTTTGCAATCTTCCTTATCCTGCTGCTGGTATATCGCATGAGAAAGAAGGACGAAGGCAGTTACGACCTTGGTGAACGTAAACCATCCTGTGCTGCCTATCAAAAGGCACCTACTAAGGAGTTTTATGCATAA